Proteins encoded within one genomic window of Patescibacteria group bacterium:
- the rpmF gene encoding 50S ribosomal protein L32, with the protein MGGTPTRKHTKRRRNMGRAHFALKKPNLVPCEKCKTLKLPHRVCLECGFFKGKEEIDVLKKLDKKERKRREKVLKETEPK; encoded by the coding sequence ATGGGCGGTACACCGACAAGAAAACACACAAAAAGAAGGCGGAATATGGGCCGAGCGCATTTTGCTTTAAAAAAACCGAATTTGGTTCCTTGCGAGAAATGTAAGACATTGAAATTACCCCATCGGGTTTGTTTGGAATGCGGTTTTTTCAAGGGCAAAGAGGAGATTGATGTCTTGAAAAAACTGGACAAAAAAGAGAGAAAAAGACGGGAAAAAGTTCTGAAAGAAACCGAACCGAAGTAA
- a CDS encoding AAA family ATPase, with protein sequence MLKNLEIQGFKSFPDKTVLEFPSGISAVVGPNGSGKSNIVDAIRWVFGEQSIKNIRASSSQEVIFNGAAGRPAGSLAWVNLVFDNKNKDFNFDFDQIEIKRKVYRDGNSEYFLNKKQIRLKDLIQALASARLGVKGMGIVNQGAGDVFLRANSLERREIIEEMIGLKEIRLKKQEAERKIKETRNNLAQTEVILKEIEPNLRFLKRQVNRWQSRQEKQNQLTELERSYFVEKICQLDLLIKGKDGFDQEAEAKVLALKKEISEKEQTFTQFQRQDPELAAKQAEIERNLSQEQKQKTEILRTLGKVEGQLDFLANLPRAELNFGLAEAKNKFEQVLRVLEDSLAESGLDLIKHKIQALLNDLKAFLTQENKQKAQETGSKKSVLEQEKQRLSSSLEKIEKTIQDLTSQLQGLRTKESEKNQEFQTLFSTLREKRTALNQMEDQLIRLKLEQEKAKLRQEDLKKQLAETGLDWDKFLVENQVLISEKKALAWDGEREKQLAGTEKSIFKLRQELFLIGETDSEVVQEYQSAAERYGFLSGQKKDLETALADLEKLSISLEEKIGSGFEAALKAIDKEFHQYFGIIFEGGRGALKIEKTIDPETQMIDFGIEIQVSLPRKKINSLEMLSGGERSLTAIAFLFAVINYAHPPFLVLDEIDAALDEANSQKLARLLKEIAEEKTQFILITHNRAVMETADVLYGVTMADGISKIFSLKFTEVEQLAGEANNGK encoded by the coding sequence ATGCTGAAAAATTTAGAAATTCAAGGCTTTAAATCTTTTCCTGACAAGACTGTTTTAGAGTTTCCTTCGGGAATCTCGGCTGTGGTTGGGCCTAATGGCTCGGGCAAATCAAATATTGTTGATGCGATCCGCTGGGTTTTTGGCGAACAAAGCATAAAAAATATCCGCGCCAGCTCATCCCAAGAAGTGATTTTTAACGGCGCTGCTGGTCGGCCAGCCGGCTCTTTAGCTTGGGTTAATCTTGTTTTTGATAATAAAAACAAGGATTTTAATTTTGATTTTGATCAGATTGAGATCAAAAGAAAAGTCTATCGGGACGGCAATTCCGAGTATTTTTTGAATAAAAAACAGATTCGCTTAAAAGATTTGATTCAGGCCCTGGCTTCTGCCCGGCTCGGAGTTAAGGGTATGGGTATTGTTAATCAAGGGGCTGGCGATGTTTTTTTAAGGGCTAATTCTTTAGAACGCCGAGAGATAATTGAAGAAATGATTGGTTTAAAAGAGATTCGTTTGAAAAAGCAAGAAGCAGAAAGAAAGATTAAAGAGACAAGGAACAATTTAGCCCAAACCGAGGTAATCCTCAAAGAGATTGAACCTAATCTCCGTTTCTTAAAGCGCCAGGTTAACCGTTGGCAATCAAGGCAGGAAAAGCAAAACCAATTAACAGAACTAGAAAGGTCTTATTTCGTTGAAAAAATCTGCCAGCTTGATTTATTGATTAAGGGCAAGGATGGATTTGACCAAGAAGCTGAAGCAAAAGTTTTGGCGCTGAAAAAAGAGATTAGTGAAAAAGAGCAAACTTTTACCCAGTTCCAGAGACAAGACCCGGAATTAGCCGCCAAACAAGCTGAAATTGAAAGGAATTTAAGCCAAGAGCAAAAGCAAAAAACCGAGATTTTGAGAACTCTTGGCAAAGTTGAGGGCCAGCTCGATTTTTTGGCCAATCTGCCTCGAGCAGAGCTTAATTTTGGTTTAGCTGAAGCAAAAAATAAATTTGAGCAGGTACTAAGGGTTTTAGAAGATTCTTTGGCTGAATCTGGCCTGGATTTAATCAAGCATAAGATTCAAGCTTTGCTTAATGACCTTAAAGCTTTTTTAACTCAAGAAAACAAGCAAAAAGCTCAAGAGACAGGTAGTAAAAAATCCGTTTTAGAACAGGAAAAACAGCGGCTATCAAGCTCTTTAGAAAAAATTGAAAAAACTATTCAAGATTTGACAAGCCAGCTTCAAGGGTTAAGAACAAAAGAATCAGAAAAAAACCAGGAATTCCAGACCTTGTTTTCAACCCTACGGGAAAAAAGAACTGCCCTGAACCAGATGGAAGACCAGCTGATTCGGTTGAAACTTGAACAAGAAAAAGCAAAATTGCGCCAAGAAGACTTAAAAAAGCAATTAGCTGAAACAGGCTTGGATTGGGATAAATTTTTGGTTGAGAATCAAGTTTTAATCAGCGAGAAAAAAGCTTTAGCTTGGGATGGAGAAAGGGAAAAGCAATTGGCAGGAACAGAGAAAAGCATCTTTAAATTAAGGCAAGAACTTTTTTTGATTGGTGAAACCGATTCAGAAGTAGTTCAAGAGTATCAATCGGCTGCGGAGCGTTACGGGTTTCTTTCTGGTCAGAAAAAAGATCTGGAAACGGCTTTGGCAGATTTGGAAAAATTATCAATCTCTCTGGAAGAAAAGATCGGTTCAGGGTTTGAGGCGGCCCTGAAAGCGATTGATAAAGAGTTCCACCAGTATTTTGGCATTATTTTTGAAGGCGGCCGAGGCGCTTTAAAGATTGAAAAAACCATTGACCCGGAAACCCAAATGATTGATTTTGGCATTGAGATTCAGGTTAGCTTGCCAAGAAAAAAAATCAATTCTTTGGAAATGCTTTCTGGCGGAGAAAGGTCTTTGACCGCGATTGCCTTTCTTTTTGCGGTAATTAACTATGCTCATCCGCCATTTTTGGTTTTAGATGAGATTGACGCGGCTTTGGATGAAGCCAATTCTCA
- the nusB gene encoding transcription antitermination factor NusB yields MGSRHSSRQIVLQTLYELDFNNQLENAKAADWLEKNIQESGQELKEPEFSSELFQGVLKQKKQLDEVISRVATEWPLEKINLVDRNVLRLGLYELLWGDKTQVPPKVAINEAIELAKEFGGDSSGKFINGVLGTVFREGQVEGLFN; encoded by the coding sequence ATGGGTTCTCGGCACAGTTCCAGGCAAATAGTTTTACAAACTCTTTATGAGCTGGATTTTAACAATCAGTTGGAAAATGCCAAAGCAGCTGATTGGCTGGAAAAGAACATTCAGGAATCAGGCCAAGAATTAAAAGAGCCGGAGTTTTCTTCAGAGTTGTTTCAAGGGGTTTTAAAACAAAAGAAACAGCTGGATGAGGTTATCTCTCGGGTAGCGACTGAATGGCCATTAGAGAAGATAAACTTAGTTGACCGGAATGTTTTGCGGCTTGGGCTTTATGAGCTTTTATGGGGAGATAAAACTCAAGTCCCTCCCAAAGTGGCGATTAATGAAGCGATTGAGTTGGCTAAAGAGTTTGGCGGCGATTCTTCAGGGAAGTTTATTAACGGTGTTTTGGGGACAGTTTTCCGCGAGGGTCAAGTCGAAGGGCTATTCAACTAA
- the rnc gene encoding ribonuclease III: MDFSKLEKNLGYQFKNIDYLKEALTHRSYLNENSSWPHPHNERLEYLGDAVLELAATEYLFQNYQNGEGDLTAFRAALVNADSLAQAATNLEINDFLLLSKGEAKETGKARQEILGNTFEAVIGAIYLDSGFELAQDFIKRSLLFKLPEIIKLGLYKDAKSQFQEEAQARLGLTPSYQVLREWGPDHDKNFLVGAFLNSEKVAEAEGKSKQEAETKAAEKALEIKNWA; encoded by the coding sequence ATGGATTTTTCTAAATTGGAAAAAAATCTCGGTTATCAATTTAAAAACATTGATTATTTAAAAGAAGCTTTAACTCACCGGTCTTATCTGAATGAAAATTCGTCTTGGCCGCATCCGCATAATGAACGATTGGAATATTTGGGGGATGCGGTTTTGGAATTGGCAGCAACCGAATATCTGTTTCAAAATTATCAAAACGGCGAGGGCGATTTGACTGCTTTTCGGGCCGCTCTGGTTAATGCCGACAGTTTAGCTCAAGCCGCCACTAATCTAGAGATCAATGACTTTTTGCTTCTGTCTAAGGGCGAAGCCAAAGAGACTGGCAAAGCCAGGCAGGAGATTTTGGGCAATACTTTTGAAGCGGTAATTGGGGCAATCTATCTGGATTCTGGTTTTGAGCTGGCTCAGGATTTTATCAAAAGATCGCTTTTGTTTAAATTGCCGGAGATTATCAAGCTCGGGCTTTATAAAGACGCCAAGAGCCAGTTCCAAGAAGAGGCTCAAGCCAGATTGGGCCTAACGCCTTCGTATCAAGTTTTGCGGGAATGGGGGCCTGACCATGACAAAAACTTTTTGGTGGGCGCCTTTTTGAACAGCGAAAAAGTGGCTGAAGCTGAAGGCAAATCAAAACAAGAAGCAGAAACAAAAGCCGCGGAAAAGGCGTTGGAGATAAAGAATTGGGCCTAG